The Dethiosulfovibrio peptidovorans DSM 11002 genome has a window encoding:
- a CDS encoding dipeptidase: MKKALVKSLLLGLAGTFMASAALACTPIGAGRNATVDGSVITSHTCDGWYDNRIQIIPGQTFEDGATTPVYQDVCHGTQPTRPLKKVLDIPQVEKTYTYFHIGYPFMNEHQLVFGEDTWSGRDELYAKDGAFWIETLEIFGLQRAKTAREAIKVMGELAEEYGYGDGGETLIIADTKELWVFDICGPGMLWNKDSGKPGAIWAARRVPDDHVVVCSNRSRIGVIDFEDKENFMYSSNVTDLAKEMGWWKPGTPFNFSEVYNPNPYGSDHYQSIREWRAFSLLAPSKNFELTSQKSHYPFSVKPDKKVAVKDIMAIFRDHLEGTDYDLTKGMAAGPFGNPHRWPTPKDVRPEGKKDKDWPRAISMFRCSYSFVSQSREWLPDPVGGVLWFGQDAPDTTIYVPIYCGVTKVPAGWSEGKRHEFDPNSAWWAFNFVNNWAQLRWDSMIKDVNAEQQKWEKEFFMQQNAVEKEAVDLYKKDPKKAVAYLTDYTYGNMEKVQNAMWGLAWKLVGKYQDGYIMTPEGKQQSVGYPTWWLEAVGFGEDFKD, encoded by the coding sequence ATGAAGAAAGCTTTGGTAAAAAGCCTGCTTCTTGGTTTGGCCGGTACCTTTATGGCCTCCGCGGCCCTGGCCTGTACTCCTATCGGAGCAGGTCGTAACGCCACCGTGGACGGTTCGGTAATTACCAGCCATACCTGCGACGGATGGTATGACAACAGGATTCAGATAATCCCTGGACAGACCTTCGAGGACGGTGCCACCACCCCGGTCTATCAGGACGTCTGCCACGGGACTCAGCCCACCAGGCCTCTCAAGAAGGTCCTGGACATTCCCCAGGTCGAGAAGACCTATACCTATTTTCACATAGGCTATCCTTTCATGAACGAGCATCAGCTCGTTTTCGGCGAGGATACCTGGAGCGGCCGTGACGAGCTCTACGCCAAGGACGGCGCCTTCTGGATCGAGACTCTCGAGATCTTCGGACTTCAGAGGGCCAAGACCGCCAGAGAGGCGATCAAGGTCATGGGCGAGCTGGCCGAGGAATACGGCTACGGCGACGGAGGAGAGACCCTTATCATCGCTGACACCAAGGAGCTCTGGGTATTCGACATCTGCGGTCCCGGAATGCTCTGGAACAAGGACAGCGGCAAGCCCGGTGCCATCTGGGCCGCCCGCAGGGTTCCGGACGATCACGTGGTCGTCTGCTCCAATCGTTCCCGTATCGGCGTCATCGACTTCGAGGACAAGGAAAACTTCATGTATTCCTCCAACGTCACCGACCTGGCCAAGGAAATGGGTTGGTGGAAACCCGGCACTCCCTTCAACTTCTCCGAGGTCTACAACCCCAACCCCTACGGATCGGATCATTATCAGTCCATCCGCGAGTGGAGGGCCTTCAGCCTTCTGGCTCCCTCGAAGAACTTCGAGCTGACCTCCCAGAAGAGCCACTATCCCTTCTCTGTGAAGCCCGACAAGAAGGTTGCGGTTAAGGATATCATGGCCATATTCAGGGATCACCTTGAGGGAACCGACTACGACCTCACCAAGGGCATGGCTGCCGGACCTTTCGGCAACCCCCATCGTTGGCCCACCCCCAAGGACGTCCGTCCCGAGGGCAAAAAGGATAAGGACTGGCCCAGAGCCATCTCCATGTTCCGCTGCTCGTACAGCTTCGTATCCCAGAGCCGCGAGTGGCTTCCCGATCCCGTCGGAGGAGTGCTGTGGTTCGGACAGGACGCTCCTGACACCACGATATATGTGCCTATCTACTGCGGCGTGACCAAGGTTCCCGCCGGATGGAGCGAGGGCAAACGCCACGAGTTCGATCCCAACTCCGCCTGGTGGGCGTTCAACTTCGTCAACAACTGGGCTCAGCTTCGCTGGGATTCTATGATCAAGGACGTCAACGCCGAACAGCAGAAGTGGGAGAAAGAGTTCTTCATGCAGCAGAACGCCGTAGAAAAGGAAGCCGTCGACCTCTACAAGAAGGATCCCAAGAAGGCCGTCGCCTACCTCACCGATTACACTTATGGCAACATGGAGAAGGTCCAGAACGCCATGTGGGGCCTTGCTTGGAAGCTGGTCGGAAAGTATCAGGACGGCTACATCATGACCCCAGAGGGAAAACAGCAGTCCGTGGGGTACCCCACTTGGTGGCTTGAGGCCGTCGGTTTCGGCGAGGATTTCAAGGACTGA
- a CDS encoding DUF6305 family protein has translation MRKTFVAFLFVALTVVFASVAFAADKPVIEDPLIVTTCGQSPGAVMVKMSSMQAGFKAEHNNNLTAADIKGKGYKTLIVTSGTSMKGMGAAGTNVDKEIARVQELMEAAKAEGMLVIGAHVEGMARRTDQSDQASIDAVLSNADVVLATVDSDSDGYFTKYAEEHNIPIIKVKDALGIGQGLKN, from the coding sequence ATGAGAAAAACGTTTGTAGCCTTTTTGTTCGTCGCTCTGACCGTCGTTTTCGCCTCGGTCGCCTTTGCCGCGGATAAGCCAGTTATCGAAGATCCCCTGATAGTCACCACCTGCGGCCAGAGCCCCGGTGCCGTGATGGTGAAGATGTCCAGCATGCAGGCCGGTTTCAAGGCGGAGCATAACAATAACCTTACCGCCGCCGACATTAAGGGCAAGGGGTACAAGACCCTTATCGTCACCAGCGGTACCAGTATGAAGGGCATGGGTGCCGCCGGAACCAACGTAGATAAGGAGATCGCTCGGGTTCAGGAACTCATGGAGGCCGCTAAGGCCGAGGGTATGTTGGTCATAGGAGCCCACGTCGAGGGGATGGCCCGTAGGACCGACCAGTCCGACCAGGCGTCTATAGACGCGGTTCTCTCCAATGCCGACGTCGTTCTCGCAACGGTCGACAGCGATAGCGATGGTTACTTTACCAAATACGCCGAGGAGCATAATATCCCGATTATCAAGGTGAAGGACGCTCTCGGAATCGGACAGGGTCTGAAGAATTAG